One Odocoileus virginianus isolate 20LAN1187 ecotype Illinois chromosome 6, Ovbor_1.2, whole genome shotgun sequence DNA segment encodes these proteins:
- the FBXL22 gene encoding F-box and leucine-rich protein 22 has product MHITQLNRECLLHLFSFLDKDSRKNLARTCPQLQDVFEDPALWPLLHFRSLTELKKDNFLLSPALRSLSICWHSSRVQVCSIEDWLKSALQRNICSRHESLVNDFLLRVCDRCPNLATVTLSGCGHVTDDCLARLLVSCPRLRALHLENCARVTNRTLTAVAAHGRALQTLHVDFCRNVSAAGLRRLRAACPRLTVRAEHSAAMIPDQLPRGPHAPGAALRKLLLR; this is encoded by the exons ATGCACATCACCCAGCTCAATCGCGAGTGCCTGCTGCACCTCTTCTCCTTCCTGGACAAGGACAGCAGGAAGAACCTTGCCAGGACCTGCCCCCAGCTCCAGGACGTGTTTGAGGACCCTGCACTCTGGCCCCTGCTGCACTTTCGTTCCCTCACAGAACTCAAGAAGGACAACTTCCTCCTGAGCCCGGCGCTCAGGAGCCTCTCCATCTGCTGGCACTCCAGCCGCGTGCAGGTGTGCAGCATCGAGGACTGGCTCAAGAGCGCCCTCCAGAGGAACATCTGCAGCCGGCACGAGAGCCTGGTCAACGACTTCCTCCTCCGGGTGTGCGACAG GTGCCCCAACCTGGCAACCGTCACGCTGTCTGGCTGCGGCCACGTCACCGACGACTGCCTGGCGCGTCTGCTGGTTTCCTGCCCGCGCCTGCGCGCGCTGCACCTGGAGAACTGCGCGCGCGTCACCAACCGCACGCTGACGGCCGTGGCGGCGCACGGGCGCGCGCTGCAGACGCTGCACGTGGACTTCTGCCGCAACGTGAGCGCGGCCGGCCTGAGGCGCCTGCGCGCCGCGTGCCCGCGCTTGACGGTGCGCGCCGAGCATAGCGCGGCCATGATCCCGGACCAGCTCCCGCGCGGCCCGCACGCGCCCGGCGCCGCCCTCCGCAAGTTGCTTCTGCGCTAG